The genome window ACAGGGAAAAAATGTAACCGATACCCACGAACATGAACGGGCACAATATATTAGCCGGGTTTTTCAAAATCCGTTAGACGGAACGGTGCCACGAATGACAATTGCCGAAAATATGGCGTTGGCACTTCGGCGCGGCAAACGGCGGGGACTGGCAATGGGCAGTAAAAGGACCGAGCAGGGAGTATTTCGGGAAAGCCTGGCAGCGTTAAAGCTGGGCCTGGAGGATCGTCTAAACACGGAAATCGGTTTGCTTTCCGGTGGGCAAAGACAGGCGGTGTCGCTTTTGATGGCAACAATGAAAGAACCGCTGTTGCTGTTGCTGGACGAGCATACGGCGGCGCTGGATCCGAATACGCAAAAAAAGATCATGAACCTGACCGAAGAAAAAATCAAGGAAAAAAGTCTGACAGCTTTTATGATCACCCATAATCTAAAGGACGCCATTCAGTACGGTAATCGCTTGCTG of Lachnospiraceae bacterium oral taxon 500 contains these proteins:
- a CDS encoding ABC transporter ATP-binding protein — encoded protein: MLNAEDRRNSENRKNRENGNQPDSKATAALPEKGGQDLHRQPEEPLIELRHISKSFRAGTEETHHALKNINLSIYAGDFITIVGGNGAGKSTLLSIIAGSLAADSGEVRIQGKNVTDTHEHERAQYISRVFQNPLDGTVPRMTIAENMALALRRGKRRGLAMGSKRTEQGVFRESLAALKLGLEDRLNTEIGLLSGGQRQAVSLLMATMKEPLLLLLDEHTAALDPNTQKKIMNLTEEKIKEKSLTAFMITHNLKDAIQYGNRLLLMHQGEIHSEFALAEKEKLTANQLYQMMNELSAN